The following proteins are encoded in a genomic region of Shinella zoogloeoides:
- a CDS encoding TMEM43 family protein encodes MSFTETTTTSWFSRLKGALIKILVGFVLLVACIWLLFWNEGRSVKTYRALVEGAGLVVSLDNGSVDPANDGRLVHISGPVKPVGVPQDDMLGISAEGAAGLERIVEMYQWAESSQSETRKQLGGSEETVTTYSYRKEWSRDEISSGSFRQPGHDNPRKPVADARFSVPSATIGAFSIEGRAVARLGKERIVPLGATEASRLGEAVSLGKPVSVMAGAAVFSLNPQDPQIGDIRIRFERSDVSEASFVGAQRGTGLVPYKTTNGRELFLSEAGISDAAAMFDAAQSENTIITWAVRIGGLVGLLVGFAFILSIFGVIADIVPFVGSIVRFGTTAIALILTLLVGPAVIAVAWIAYRPLVAIAVLAAGIALAAGILYLRRGKGAAPATAPA; translated from the coding sequence ATGAGCTTTACGGAAACGACGACCACCTCCTGGTTTTCCAGGCTGAAGGGGGCGCTGATCAAGATACTGGTCGGCTTCGTCCTGCTTGTCGCCTGCATCTGGCTTCTCTTCTGGAACGAGGGCCGCTCGGTGAAGACCTACCGGGCCCTCGTCGAGGGCGCCGGGCTCGTGGTTTCCCTCGACAATGGCAGCGTCGATCCGGCCAATGACGGCAGGCTCGTGCATATTTCCGGGCCGGTGAAGCCGGTCGGCGTGCCGCAGGACGATATGCTCGGCATTTCCGCCGAGGGCGCGGCCGGCCTCGAGCGCATCGTCGAGATGTATCAATGGGCCGAGAGCTCGCAGTCCGAGACGCGCAAGCAGCTCGGCGGCAGCGAGGAAACCGTCACCACCTATTCCTACCGCAAGGAATGGAGCCGCGACGAGATCAGCTCCGGCAGCTTCCGCCAGCCGGGCCACGACAATCCGAGGAAGCCGGTCGCGGATGCGCGCTTCTCCGTTCCCTCGGCGACGATCGGCGCCTTCAGCATCGAGGGCCGCGCGGTTGCCCGCCTCGGCAAGGAGCGCATCGTGCCGCTCGGCGCGACCGAGGCGAGCCGGCTCGGCGAGGCCGTTTCGCTCGGCAAGCCCGTCTCGGTGATGGCCGGCGCGGCCGTCTTCTCGCTCAACCCGCAGGATCCGCAGATCGGCGACATCCGCATCCGCTTCGAGCGATCGGATGTTTCCGAGGCGAGCTTCGTCGGCGCGCAGCGCGGTACGGGCCTCGTTCCCTACAAGACGACGAACGGGCGCGAGCTCTTCCTCAGCGAGGCCGGTATTTCCGACGCGGCCGCGATGTTCGACGCGGCGCAGAGCGAAAACACGATCATCACCTGGGCGGTGCGCATCGGCGGGCTGGTCGGGCTCCTCGTCGGCTTCGCCTTCATCCTCTCCATCTTCGGCGTGATCGCCGACATCGTACCCTTCGTCGGTTCCATCGTGCGCTTCGGCACGACGGCGATCGCGCTCATCCTCACCCTGCTCGTCGGGCCCGCGGTCATCGCCGTCGCGTGGATCGCCTATCGGCCGCTCGTCGCTATCGCGGTTCTTGCCGCCGGCATTGCGCTTGCCGCCGGCATCCTCTATCTGCGGCGCGGCAAGGGGGCGGCCCCGGCGACCGCACCCGCATGA
- a CDS encoding YdcF family protein yields MTFYISKIFWLLAQPLSLTFTLLVIGLAAGRLGWRRIGTLAGTMAALVLFVTLFTSTGSVLLQVLEDRIPRAELASGGPSCIITLGGGFESEIIAARGGFEMTQAGDRFVETLRLAREFPEARILISGGDGSFSGAYEGDAVVGTRFFEAFGVPATRLIREGDSRDTFENAANTQALLAANNLGNCLLVTSAFHMPRSVGLFRKLGLAVQPWPTDYRTTGRASLGLDFSQPSANSQLMTTALREWTGLLFYYLAGRTHTLLPQ; encoded by the coding sequence GTGACCTTCTACATTTCGAAGATCTTCTGGCTTCTCGCCCAGCCGCTTTCCCTCACCTTCACACTGCTCGTCATCGGCCTTGCCGCGGGCCGGCTGGGCTGGCGGCGCATCGGAACGCTGGCGGGGACGATGGCCGCGCTCGTCCTTTTCGTGACGCTCTTCACCTCGACCGGTTCGGTGCTCCTTCAGGTGCTGGAAGACCGCATTCCGCGCGCCGAGCTTGCCAGCGGCGGGCCCTCCTGCATCATCACGCTCGGCGGCGGGTTCGAATCGGAGATCATCGCGGCGCGCGGCGGCTTCGAGATGACGCAGGCCGGCGACCGCTTCGTCGAAACGCTGCGGCTGGCGCGGGAGTTTCCCGAAGCGCGCATCCTGATTTCCGGCGGCGACGGATCGTTCAGCGGGGCCTATGAGGGTGACGCCGTGGTCGGCACGCGCTTCTTCGAGGCGTTCGGCGTGCCGGCGACACGGCTGATCCGCGAGGGAGATTCCCGCGACACGTTCGAGAACGCCGCCAATACCCAGGCGCTGCTTGCCGCGAACAATCTCGGGAACTGCCTGCTGGTGACGTCAGCCTTCCACATGCCGCGGTCGGTCGGCCTCTTCCGCAAGCTCGGCCTTGCCGTGCAGCCCTGGCCGACGGATTACCGCACGACCGGGCGGGCGAGCCTCGGGCTCGATTTCTCCCAGCCATCGGCCAACAGCCAGCTCATGACGACGGCGCTGCGCGAATGGACGGGACTGCTCTTCTATTACCTCGCGGGCCGCACACATACGCTGCTTCCGCAATAG